The window GTCGCTGCTGGAGACGGAAGTGACGACCCGAGAGAGCAATGCGGTGAAGAAGAGAATCGCCCATGCCGGATTCCCCCAGATCAAAGAAATCGCAGAGTACGACTTCACACAACTGCCGAACATGAAGAAGCAGAAGGTCTTGCAGCTGATCCAATGCGACTATTTGCAAAACCGGGAGAACATCGTGTTCATGGGGAACCACGGCACGGGAAAGACGCATCTTGCGATCGCCTTAGGCATTGAGGCTTGCCGAAGAGGACATCGGGTCAGCTATCACACCGCCGCCTCGCTCGTCCACCAGCTCATCGAAGCCCGATCCGAGAAAAAACTCCTGCGATTGGAGAAGCAAATCGAGAAATCGGCGCTACTGATCATTGATGAACTCGGATATGTTCCTCTGACCCAGGAAGGGGCACAGCTGCTCTTCGGGGTCTTAGCCCAGCGTTACGAGCGAGCTTCTGTAATCATT of the Candidatus Manganitrophus noduliformans genome contains:
- the istB gene encoding IS21-like element helper ATPase IstB, with amino-acid sequence MRQDAALHARDPLLDSYLKRLKMPTVARDYPKVAQAAGKENKSYEAFLLSLLETEVTTRESNAVKKRIAHAGFPQIKEIAEYDFTQLPNMKKQKVLQLIQCDYLQNRENIVFMGNHGTGKTHLAIALGIEACRRGHRVSYHTAASLVHQLIEARSEKKLLRLEKQIEKSALLIIDELGYVPLTQEGAQLLFGVLAQRYERASVIITTNLEFSEWIKVFAEEKLTAALLDRLTHRCQVFLMNGESYRFKSSQKRMKEAVQTATL